CCAATACGCTGCTGCGGAGCGATCGCGCCTTGCAGGAGGCGTTTGGCCGGGAGGCCTGTGCCGAGCAATCGAGCATTCAGGCGACATTGAACGCCTGCACCGCGACCAACGTGCAGCAGTTGACGGCGGCACTGACCATCATCTATCGCCAGCACAGCCGGGGCTATCGGCATGCCTACGCCCGCCAGTACCAATTGCTGGATGTCGATCTGAGCGGCATGCCCTGTGGCTCGAAAGCCGCGCTGGCCACCAAAGGCTATTTCGCCAACCAGCGCAACCGCCGCGGGCGCCAGCTCGGGCGCGTGCTGGCCAGTCGCTATGGTGAGATTGTGACCGATCAACTCTTTGCGGGCACGGTCGGGCTGACCAAAGCGCTGATCCCCTGGTCAACGCGGCCGAGCAAGTGCTGGAGCTGGACGAGGCCAAACGCCAGCGCACCATCCTGCGCATCGACTCCGGGCGGCGGCAGTATCGACGACATCAACTGGGCGTTGGCGCGCGGCTATCACATCCTCACCAAAGATTACTCGCGCCAGCGGGCGCGCAAGCTGGGCGTGAGCGTGACGGAATGGATCGATGACCCGCAGATCGCAGGACGCCAGGTCGGGTGGGTGGCGACGCCCGCGCCCGAATACGTGCGTCCGGTCGGGCGGATCGCCGTCCGCTGGAAGCAGAAGAACGGGCAGTGGGAGTATGCGGTGATCATCACGACCCTGCTGGCGGCTGATGTGATTGCCGAAACGAACCAGCCCCAGGCGCAGGTCTTGGACCATCAGGCGGTACTGCTGGCGTATGTGCAGTGCTACGACATGCGTGGTGGTGGGGTCGAGACGAGCTTCAAGGACGACAAGCAGGGCATCGGCCTGACGAAACGGAGCAAGAAGCGGTTCGCCGCGCA
The sequence above is drawn from the Candidatus Kouleothrix ribensis genome and encodes:
- a CDS encoding transposase, whose amino-acid sequence is MAQSTTAPTTTFTPVASLAALGLYLRQIDFLVPVREQVKIVQKTVIHTPMDKLTDALVTILAGAHGIVEANTLLRSDRALQEAFGREACAEQSSIQATLNACTATNVQQLTAALTIIYRQHSRGYRHAYARQYQLLDVDLSGMPCGSKAALATKGYFANQRNRRGRQLGRVLASRYGEIVTDQLFAGTVGLTKALIPWSTRPSKCWSWTRPNASAPSCASTPGGGSIDDINWALARGYHILTKDYSRQRARKLGVSVTEWIDDPQIAGRQVGWVATPAPEYVRPVGRIAVRWKQKNGQWEYAVIITTLLAADVIAETNQPQAQVLDHQAVLLAYVQCYDMRGGGVETSFKDDKQGIGLTKRSKKRFAAQQMLTLLGSLAHNVIVWARQWLSDHEPKLRRYGLKRMVRDIFHISGFLVHNARGRIVEVVLNQRAPRVRNLARSLDVRLRPQHIAINWGQI